In Streptomyces seoulensis, the following are encoded in one genomic region:
- a CDS encoding DUF6716 putative glycosyltransferase translates to MPASATKSPRIAVLADSDTRWKWGALTARRIAPADAGVRLDGYLLRGRATPTPRQLAETGAAADSLREVTGAEFLRAMTGESYDILVLALVGGGVQAMLHGLKHAWGTGPRPVVVTGYVGVVYEKLADGLLLRHGADLVLANSAQDADRFRAVYEGVGADTGAVTEVALPFLGGEAYTGERAPCTVTFAAQPSVPENRKDRTYLLDRLIAHARLHPEREVLLKLRSKPGEHTTHIEELPYQKLVRGRELPANFRLVYGHMGEVLDRTDLLVTVSSTAALESLHRRIPTAVLTDLGVREALGNHHFLGSGCLTSWDRLDAGHRPEAAPEWLARQGVGADGSYAGAFDVARDRIAALLERSGALPPLEPYYTPETAPGYLPGVLARHHLGPDGAPLPGSPATRAEAGPVRQIVRRAARGAYRHGVQRVAPVIRRMGEL, encoded by the coding sequence GTGCCAGCCAGTGCAACGAAGTCCCCGCGGATCGCCGTCCTCGCCGATTCCGACACCCGGTGGAAGTGGGGCGCGCTCACCGCGCGCCGTATCGCTCCCGCCGACGCCGGAGTCCGTCTCGACGGCTACCTCCTGCGGGGCCGGGCCACCCCGACACCCCGCCAGCTCGCGGAGACCGGCGCCGCCGCCGACTCGCTCCGCGAGGTCACCGGTGCGGAGTTCCTGCGCGCCATGACGGGGGAGTCCTACGACATCCTGGTCCTCGCGCTGGTCGGCGGCGGGGTGCAGGCCATGCTGCACGGCCTGAAGCACGCCTGGGGCACCGGCCCGCGCCCGGTGGTCGTCACCGGTTACGTCGGTGTCGTCTACGAGAAGCTCGCCGACGGCCTGCTGCTGAGGCACGGCGCCGACCTCGTCCTCGCCAACTCGGCCCAGGACGCGGACCGGTTCCGCGCGGTGTACGAGGGGGTCGGGGCGGACACCGGCGCGGTCACCGAGGTCGCGCTGCCGTTCCTCGGCGGCGAGGCGTACACGGGTGAACGGGCGCCCTGCACGGTGACGTTCGCCGCGCAGCCCTCCGTACCGGAGAACCGCAAGGACCGGACCTACCTGCTGGACCGGCTCATCGCCCACGCCCGGCTCCACCCCGAGCGCGAGGTGCTGCTCAAGCTGCGCTCCAAGCCCGGCGAACACACCACGCACATCGAGGAGCTGCCGTACCAGAAGCTGGTCCGGGGGAGAGAGCTGCCGGCCAACTTCCGGCTGGTGTACGGGCACATGGGCGAGGTGCTGGACCGGACCGACCTGCTGGTCACCGTCAGCTCCACAGCGGCCCTGGAGTCCCTGCACCGGCGCATTCCGACGGCCGTGCTGACCGACCTCGGGGTGCGGGAGGCGTTGGGCAACCACCACTTCCTGGGCTCCGGGTGCCTCACCTCCTGGGACCGGCTGGACGCCGGGCACCGGCCTGAGGCCGCCCCGGAGTGGCTGGCCCGGCAGGGGGTCGGCGCAGACGGCTCGTACGCGGGCGCCTTCGACGTGGCCCGCGACCGGATCGCCGCCCTGCTGGAGCGGTCCGGGGCGCTGCCGCCGCTGGAGCCCTACTACACACCCGAGACCGCGCCCGGCTATCTGCCCGGCGTCCTCGCCCGCCACCACCTCGGCCCCGACGGCGCCCCGCTGCCCGGCAGCCCCGCCACCCGCGCGGAGGCCGGACCCGTCCGGCAGATCGTGCGCCGGGCCGCCCGGGGCGCGTACCGGCACGGCGTCCAGCGGGTCGCCCCGGTGATCCGGCGGATGGGCGAGCTGTGA
- a CDS encoding acyltransferase family protein encodes MTATSPMAPPAGLSQPVATGARGRLLALDGLRLVAALMVCMYHYTGRGGTISESWHQSPSEIFPRLSQITPYGCLGVQFFFVISGFVICMSGWGRTLGDFFRSRVARLYPAYWVALVLVTGAAFVLPVVVHPVRADEFLVNLTMLQQPMGAHRILGVCWTLWVEVRFYALFALFVVWRGATYRRVVLFACVWTLAAAISTTAGNALTDALVMPEYAPFFVGGLALYLVHRFGSSPLLWGLVAMSWLLGQSAAVRGLWHPGAHGDFTRHPVVIVAVVTLAFASVAAVALGWTRWASWPWLVTAGALTYPFYLVHEHLGWFAVRVLHRGLGLGAWPTLGLTVAGMLVLAWLLHRFVEKPLGPRLRRALKS; translated from the coding sequence ATGACCGCCACCTCGCCGATGGCCCCGCCCGCCGGCCTCTCCCAGCCGGTCGCCACCGGGGCGCGGGGGCGGCTGCTCGCTCTGGACGGGCTCCGGCTCGTGGCCGCGCTGATGGTGTGCATGTACCACTACACCGGGCGCGGCGGGACGATATCGGAGTCCTGGCACCAGAGCCCGTCCGAGATCTTCCCCCGGCTCTCCCAGATCACCCCCTACGGCTGTCTGGGCGTGCAGTTCTTCTTCGTGATCAGCGGTTTCGTGATCTGCATGAGCGGCTGGGGCCGCACCCTGGGCGACTTCTTCCGCTCCCGGGTGGCCCGGCTGTACCCCGCGTACTGGGTGGCGCTGGTGCTGGTCACCGGGGCGGCCTTCGTGCTGCCGGTGGTGGTGCACCCGGTGCGGGCGGACGAGTTCCTGGTCAACCTGACCATGCTCCAGCAGCCGATGGGCGCCCACCGGATACTCGGCGTCTGCTGGACGCTCTGGGTGGAGGTCCGGTTCTACGCCCTGTTCGCCCTGTTCGTGGTGTGGCGCGGGGCGACCTACCGGCGCGTGGTGCTGTTCGCCTGCGTCTGGACGCTGGCCGCCGCGATCTCCACCACCGCGGGCAACGCCCTCACCGACGCCCTCGTCATGCCGGAGTACGCGCCGTTCTTCGTCGGCGGACTCGCGCTGTACCTGGTCCACCGCTTCGGCAGCAGCCCGCTGCTGTGGGGGCTGGTGGCGATGTCCTGGCTGCTCGGGCAGAGCGCGGCCGTGCGGGGGCTGTGGCATCCGGGGGCGCACGGTGACTTCACCCGGCACCCGGTGGTGATCGTCGCCGTGGTCACGCTGGCCTTCGCCTCGGTGGCGGCCGTCGCGCTCGGCTGGACCCGGTGGGCGTCCTGGCCGTGGCTGGTGACGGCGGGCGCGCTGACGTACCCCTTCTATCTGGTCCACGAGCATCTGGGCTGGTTCGCGGTACGGGTGCTGCACCGGGGGCTGGGGCTCGGCGCCTGGCCGACGCTGGGGCTGACGGTGGCGGGGATGCTGGTGCTGGCGTGGCTGCTGCACCGGTTCGTGGAGAAGCCACTGGGGCCCCGGCTGCGCCGGGCGCTCAAGAGCTGA
- the leuE gene encoding leucine efflux protein LeuE, whose protein sequence is MFGVIDLPAYLAGLLLIILLPGPNSLYVLSVAARKGVRPGYTAAAGVWCGDTVLMTLSAAGVASLLQANAVLFRIVKYAGAGYLTWLAIGMLRAAWQMWRTRRAPVVAEAAAEEGPVAERPFRRALVVSLFNPKAILFFVAFFVQFVDPAYAYPALSFVVLGAFAQAASFLYLTALIFSGTRLAAAFRRRRRLSATATSAAGVLFLGFAVKLSLAAG, encoded by the coding sequence ATGTTCGGTGTCATCGATCTCCCCGCCTACCTGGCCGGGCTGCTGCTCATCATTCTGCTTCCGGGTCCCAACTCGCTGTACGTGCTGTCGGTGGCGGCGCGGAAGGGGGTCAGGCCGGGGTATACGGCGGCCGCCGGGGTGTGGTGCGGGGACACCGTGCTGATGACGTTGTCCGCGGCCGGGGTGGCCTCGCTGCTCCAGGCCAACGCGGTGCTGTTCAGGATCGTGAAGTACGCGGGGGCCGGCTATCTGACCTGGCTGGCGATCGGGATGCTGCGGGCCGCCTGGCAGATGTGGCGGACCCGGCGGGCGCCGGTGGTGGCGGAGGCCGCCGCCGAGGAAGGGCCGGTGGCCGAGCGGCCGTTCCGGCGGGCGCTGGTGGTCAGCCTGTTCAACCCGAAGGCGATCCTGTTCTTCGTGGCCTTCTTCGTCCAGTTCGTGGACCCGGCCTACGCCTACCCCGCGCTGTCCTTCGTCGTCCTCGGCGCCTTCGCCCAGGCCGCGAGCTTCCTCTACCTCACCGCACTGATCTTCAGCGGCACCAGGCTGGCCGCCGCGTTCCGCCGCCGCAGGCGGCTCTCGGCGACGGCCACCTCGGCGGCCGGGGTGCTCTTCCTCGGCTTCGCGGTGAAGCTGTCGCTGGCGGCCGGTTAG
- a CDS encoding N-acylneuraminate cytidylyltransferase: MTHWPADPGDPPRRVLAVIPARGGSKGVPAKNLAPVGGVPLVARAVRACLAAPAVTDVVVSTDDAAVAAEARAAGAEVVTRPAAIAGDTATSEAAVLHALDTFEERTGAAVGVVLLVQCTSPFLLAEEVDRVAGAVVRDGADTAVTVAPFHGFVWRDDNPDQPGGFGVNHDKAVRPRRQDRPQDLLETGAAYAMDVTGFRAHGHRFFGRTELVRTDPARVLEIDDPHDLARARALAPLLDTVPAGALPTRDDVDAVILDFDGTQTDDRVLIDTDGREFVSVHRGDGLGIAALRRAGMPVLILSTEQNPVVAARARKLRLPVLHGIDRKDLALKQWCEEQGIAPERVLYAGNDVNDLPCLALVGWPVAVADAHDAVRGAARAVTTVPGGYGAIREIAGWLLGPSLDTFPTSPSK; this comes from the coding sequence ATGACCCACTGGCCCGCCGATCCGGGCGACCCGCCGCGCCGGGTGCTCGCCGTGATCCCGGCGCGCGGCGGCTCCAAGGGGGTGCCCGCCAAGAACCTCGCCCCCGTGGGCGGCGTCCCGCTGGTGGCCCGCGCGGTGCGCGCCTGCCTGGCCGCCCCCGCCGTCACCGACGTGGTCGTCTCCACCGACGACGCGGCCGTGGCCGCCGAGGCCCGCGCGGCCGGCGCCGAGGTCGTCACCCGGCCCGCCGCCATCGCCGGGGACACCGCCACCTCCGAGGCCGCCGTCCTGCACGCCCTGGACACCTTCGAGGAGCGCACCGGGGCAGCCGTCGGCGTGGTGCTGCTCGTGCAGTGCACCAGCCCCTTCCTGCTCGCCGAGGAGGTCGACCGGGTCGCCGGGGCGGTCGTCCGGGACGGCGCCGACACCGCCGTCACCGTCGCCCCCTTCCACGGCTTCGTCTGGCGCGACGACAACCCCGACCAGCCGGGTGGCTTCGGCGTCAACCACGACAAGGCCGTACGCCCCCGCCGCCAGGACCGCCCGCAGGACCTGCTGGAGACCGGCGCCGCCTACGCGATGGACGTCACCGGCTTCCGCGCCCACGGCCACCGCTTCTTCGGCCGCACCGAGCTGGTCCGCACCGACCCGGCCCGCGTGCTGGAGATCGACGACCCGCACGACCTGGCCCGCGCCCGCGCGCTCGCCCCGCTGCTCGACACCGTCCCGGCGGGCGCGCTGCCCACCCGTGACGACGTCGACGCCGTGATCCTCGACTTCGACGGCACCCAGACCGACGACCGGGTGCTGATCGACACCGACGGACGGGAGTTCGTCTCCGTGCACCGGGGCGACGGGCTCGGCATCGCCGCGCTGCGCCGCGCCGGGATGCCGGTGCTGATCCTGTCCACCGAGCAGAACCCCGTCGTCGCCGCCCGCGCCCGCAAGCTCCGGCTGCCGGTGCTGCACGGCATCGACCGCAAGGACCTCGCCCTCAAGCAGTGGTGCGAGGAGCAGGGCATCGCCCCCGAGCGGGTGCTCTACGCCGGCAACGACGTCAACGACCTGCCCTGCCTCGCCCTCGTCGGCTGGCCCGTCGCGGTCGCCGACGCCCATGACGCCGTACGCGGGGCCGCCCGAGCCGTCACCACCGTCCCCGGTGGCTACGGCGCGATCCGCGAGATCGCGGGCTGGCTCCTCGGCCCCTCCCTCGACACCTTCCCCACCTCCCCCAGCAAGTAA
- a CDS encoding FAD-dependent monooxygenase yields the protein MNAPLDVDVLVAGAGPTGLTLGVDLARRGVAALVVERAETLFPGSRGKGVQPRTQEVFDDLGVLDAMRAAGGPYPPRMIWRDGQQLGVRPMFEPVEATEGAPYTEPLMVAQWRTQEVLHDRLTELGGRVAFGRELTGLDQDPEGVTARFADGATVRARYLVAADGGRSAVRRAVGVGMTGESVDPSPFLVADVRVRGLDREYWHAFPGEDGTGLMLCPLAGTEDFQLAARLPEGETPDLSLEGLRKLVGAGTHLDPADLTEVRWASEFRPRAALADRFRAGRVFLAGDAAHVHSPAGGQGLNTSVQDAYNLGWKLGAVLRDGAPDALLDTYEEERRANAAAMLDLSTGVHRGEVQRGKATVQLGLGYRESSLSEDTRPEPAEPRAGDRAPDGTVDGVRLFDAFRGPHWTLLGAELPGVRSLPAAPSYGPGVFLVRPDGYVGWAGDSAEGLDAYLAGVGLA from the coding sequence ATGAATGCCCCTCTGGATGTGGATGTGCTGGTGGCGGGGGCCGGTCCGACCGGGCTGACCCTCGGGGTGGACCTCGCCCGGCGCGGGGTGGCGGCGCTGGTGGTGGAGCGGGCGGAAACGCTGTTCCCCGGCTCGCGCGGCAAGGGCGTCCAGCCGCGCACCCAGGAGGTCTTCGACGACCTCGGCGTGCTGGACGCGATGCGCGCGGCCGGTGGCCCGTACCCGCCCCGGATGATCTGGCGGGATGGCCAACAGCTCGGCGTACGGCCGATGTTCGAGCCGGTGGAGGCCACCGAGGGCGCCCCGTACACCGAACCGCTGATGGTCGCCCAGTGGCGCACCCAGGAGGTGCTGCACGACCGGCTGACCGAGCTGGGCGGCCGCGTCGCCTTCGGCCGCGAGCTGACCGGCCTCGACCAGGACCCCGAGGGCGTGACCGCGCGCTTCGCGGACGGCGCGACGGTCCGCGCCCGGTACCTGGTCGCGGCCGACGGCGGCCGCTCGGCGGTCCGGCGCGCGGTGGGCGTCGGCATGACCGGGGAGAGCGTGGACCCGAGCCCGTTCCTGGTCGCGGACGTCCGGGTGCGCGGTCTCGACCGGGAGTACTGGCACGCCTTCCCCGGCGAGGACGGCACCGGCCTGATGCTGTGCCCGCTGGCCGGTACGGAGGACTTCCAGCTGGCCGCGCGGCTACCCGAGGGCGAGACGCCCGACCTCTCCCTGGAGGGCCTGCGCAAGCTGGTCGGCGCGGGGACGCATCTCGACCCCGCCGACCTCACCGAGGTGCGCTGGGCCTCGGAGTTCCGGCCGCGCGCGGCGCTCGCCGACCGGTTCCGGGCGGGCCGGGTGTTCCTCGCCGGGGACGCGGCCCACGTGCACTCCCCGGCGGGCGGGCAGGGGCTGAACACCAGCGTCCAGGACGCCTACAACCTGGGCTGGAAGCTGGGCGCGGTGCTGCGGGACGGCGCCCCGGACGCCCTGCTCGACACCTACGAGGAGGAGCGCCGCGCCAACGCCGCCGCCATGCTGGACCTCTCCACAGGGGTGCACCGGGGCGAGGTCCAGCGGGGGAAGGCCACGGTCCAACTCGGTCTGGGCTACCGGGAGTCGTCCCTCAGCGAGGACACCCGGCCGGAACCGGCGGAGCCGCGCGCGGGCGACCGCGCCCCCGACGGCACGGTGGACGGCGTCCGCCTCTTCGACGCCTTCCGGGGCCCGCACTGGACCCTCCTGGGCGCCGAACTCCCCGGCGTCCGCTCCCTGCCGGCCGCGCCCTCGTACGGCCCCGGCGTCTTCCTGGTCCGCCCGGACGGCTACGTCGGCTGGGCGGGCGACTCGGCCGAGGGGCTCGACGCCTACCTCGCCGGCGTCGGCCTGGCCTAA
- a CDS encoding alpha-2,8-polysialyltransferase family protein: MTTQIFQASTLYGVATLAAALDSGCFAPADRRVLLVCNNAATPETTPPLDEMPGFERLRDRFDDVLSYNETIHPFHPGGWLPRVDDMPLWQRYFRHEWQLGDEPVELAVESIQVNPSLALTQIFTGAPVTVYADGLMSYGPTRNKIDPLVGTRVDRLLHLDLVPGLEPLLLTEFGVPAEIVPSPAFPKVLAELASTGDELPAIEEPALLLGQYLSALDILTPDEEEALHVRMLRGAVRLGHTRVVFKPHPTAPARYARTLEEEAERLGADLTVLDTPVLAEVLYQRMRPALVVGCFSTALLTAATLYGLPVARVGTGTLLERLAPYENSNRVPVTVVDALLPELGDRAAVTEGRRGMEVVELGELVRAVGFAMQPKILPRLRAEVEGFLARHLDPATLRYFKRRRLTVLGLPGGVPAQLAFIPRNATVRRVARRARGLRRTARG, from the coding sequence GTGACCACCCAGATCTTCCAGGCGTCCACGCTGTACGGCGTGGCCACGCTGGCCGCCGCCCTCGACTCCGGCTGCTTCGCCCCCGCCGACCGGCGCGTGCTGCTGGTCTGCAACAACGCGGCGACCCCGGAGACCACGCCCCCGCTGGACGAGATGCCCGGCTTCGAGCGGCTGCGCGACCGGTTCGACGACGTGCTCTCCTACAACGAGACCATCCACCCCTTCCACCCCGGCGGCTGGCTGCCCCGGGTGGACGACATGCCGCTGTGGCAGCGGTACTTCCGCCACGAGTGGCAACTGGGTGACGAACCGGTTGAGTTGGCGGTGGAGTCCATCCAGGTCAACCCGTCGCTGGCGCTCACGCAGATCTTCACCGGGGCCCCGGTCACGGTCTACGCCGACGGCCTGATGAGCTACGGCCCCACCCGCAACAAGATCGACCCGCTGGTCGGCACCCGGGTGGACCGGCTGCTCCACCTGGACCTCGTACCGGGTCTGGAGCCGCTGCTGCTCACCGAGTTCGGGGTCCCGGCCGAGATCGTGCCGAGCCCCGCCTTCCCCAAGGTGCTGGCGGAACTCGCCTCCACCGGGGACGAGTTGCCCGCGATCGAGGAACCCGCGCTGCTGCTGGGCCAGTACCTCTCCGCGCTGGACATCCTCACTCCGGACGAGGAGGAGGCGCTGCACGTCCGGATGCTGCGCGGCGCGGTGCGACTGGGCCACACCCGCGTGGTGTTCAAGCCGCACCCCACCGCACCGGCCCGCTACGCCCGCACCCTGGAGGAGGAGGCGGAGCGGCTCGGGGCGGACCTCACGGTGCTGGACACCCCGGTGCTGGCCGAGGTGCTGTACCAGCGGATGCGCCCGGCCCTGGTCGTCGGCTGCTTCTCCACCGCCCTGCTGACCGCCGCCACGCTGTACGGCCTGCCCGTCGCGCGGGTCGGCACCGGCACCCTGCTGGAGCGGCTCGCGCCGTACGAGAACAGCAACCGGGTGCCGGTCACCGTGGTCGACGCGCTGCTGCCGGAGCTGGGCGACCGGGCGGCCGTCACCGAGGGGCGGCGCGGCATGGAGGTCGTCGAACTGGGCGAACTGGTAAGGGCGGTGGGCTTCGCCATGCAGCCGAAGATCCTGCCCCGGCTGCGCGCCGAGGTGGAGGGCTTCCTCGCCCGGCACCTGGACCCGGCCACCCTGCGCTACTTCAAGCGCCGCCGGCTGACCGTGCTGGGGCTGCCCGGCGGGGTTCCCGCGCAGCTCGCGTTCATCCCGCGCAACGCCACCGTCCGCCGGGTGGCCCGCCGGGCGCGCGGTCTGCGCCGGACCGCGCGCGGCTGA
- a CDS encoding N-acetylneuraminate synthase family protein, whose amino-acid sequence MSSNSRLRSFGSREAGPGRPVYVTGEIGINHNGELENAFKLIDAAAEAGCDAVKFQKRTPEICTPRDQWDIERDTPWGRMTYIDYRHRVEFGEDEYRQIDEYCKEKGIDWFASPWDTEAVAFLEKFDVPAHKVASASLTDDELLRALRATGRTVILSTGMSTPKQIRHAVEVLGSENILLCHATSTYPAKAEELNLRVINTLEKEFPNVPIGYSGHETGLQTTLAAVALGAVFVERHITLDRAMWGSDQAASVEPQGLIRLVRDIRAIEASLGDGVKKVYDSELGPMKKLRRVSGVVAEAEIAAAAGEPVTV is encoded by the coding sequence ATGAGCAGCAACTCCCGCCTCCGCAGCTTCGGTTCTCGCGAGGCCGGCCCCGGCCGCCCGGTCTACGTCACCGGCGAGATCGGCATCAACCACAACGGTGAGCTGGAGAACGCCTTCAAGCTGATCGACGCCGCCGCCGAGGCCGGCTGCGACGCCGTGAAGTTCCAGAAGCGCACCCCGGAGATCTGCACCCCGCGCGACCAGTGGGACATCGAGCGCGACACCCCCTGGGGCCGGATGACCTACATCGACTACCGCCACCGCGTGGAGTTCGGCGAGGACGAGTACCGCCAGATCGACGAGTACTGCAAGGAGAAGGGGATCGACTGGTTCGCCTCCCCGTGGGACACCGAGGCCGTCGCCTTCCTGGAGAAGTTCGACGTGCCCGCCCACAAGGTGGCCTCCGCCTCCCTCACCGACGACGAGCTGCTGCGCGCCCTGCGCGCCACCGGCCGCACGGTGATCCTCTCCACCGGCATGTCCACCCCGAAGCAGATCCGCCACGCGGTCGAGGTGCTCGGCTCGGAGAACATCCTGCTCTGCCACGCCACCTCCACCTACCCGGCCAAGGCCGAGGAGCTGAACCTCCGCGTGATCAACACGCTGGAGAAGGAGTTCCCGAACGTCCCGATCGGCTACTCCGGCCACGAGACGGGCCTGCAGACCACGCTGGCCGCCGTCGCGCTCGGCGCGGTCTTCGTCGAGCGTCACATCACCCTGGACCGCGCCATGTGGGGCTCCGACCAGGCCGCCTCCGTCGAGCCGCAGGGCCTGATCCGCCTGGTCCGCGACATCCGCGCCATCGAGGCGTCCCTCGGCGACGGCGTCAAGAAGGTCTACGACTCCGAGCTGGGCCCGATGAAGAAGCTGCGCCGGGTCTCCGGCGTGGTCGCCGAGGCCGAGATCGCCGCCGCCGCGGGCGAGCCGGTCACGGTCTGA
- a CDS encoding TetR/AcrR family transcriptional regulator C-terminal domain-containing protein, translating into MSTERRAPLDRRKVADTALRLLNETGLDGLTLRAIARELDVKAPALYWHFKDKQALLDEMATEMYRRMISGAVLDPADTWQQRLLAACRGLRTALTGYRDGAKVFSGSRFTGTEHAPAMESHLRVFTGAGFTLAQAVQAMRTANLYTIGFVTEEQGVRPLPGERREGYDVAERARRLAEFPLAAEVGKLLFDGYDEQFEDGLKLIVAGIEAAYGIR; encoded by the coding sequence GTGAGTACGGAACGACGCGCCCCCCTGGACCGCCGCAAGGTCGCCGACACCGCGCTGCGGCTGCTGAACGAGACCGGCCTGGACGGGCTGACCCTGCGCGCCATCGCCCGCGAGCTGGACGTCAAGGCACCCGCGCTGTACTGGCACTTCAAGGACAAGCAGGCGCTGCTCGACGAGATGGCGACCGAGATGTACCGCCGGATGATCTCCGGCGCCGTGCTCGACCCCGCCGACACCTGGCAGCAGCGACTGCTGGCGGCCTGCCGGGGCCTGCGTACCGCGCTCACCGGCTACCGCGACGGCGCCAAGGTCTTCAGCGGCTCCCGCTTCACCGGCACCGAGCACGCCCCGGCGATGGAGTCCCACCTGCGCGTCTTCACCGGCGCGGGCTTCACCCTGGCCCAGGCCGTGCAGGCGATGCGCACGGCGAACCTGTACACCATCGGCTTCGTCACCGAGGAACAGGGCGTACGCCCGCTGCCCGGCGAGCGGCGCGAGGGGTACGACGTGGCGGAACGGGCGCGCCGGCTGGCCGAGTTCCCGCTCGCGGCCGAGGTGGGGAAGCTGCTCTTCGACGGCTACGACGAGCAGTTCGAGGACGGCCTGAAGCTGATCGTCGCCGGGATCGAGGCCGCGTACGGCATCCGCTGA
- a CDS encoding L,D-transpeptidase family protein encodes MRTPGRTVALFASAAALAVALGGCKPPPEGADGKPQYPVHFDTPSAKPHTTTRATLFSRGDTGSGVRELQARLRQVQWLNDGPTGEYDDLTEQAVGGFQGKRGLPRTGRVDNVTWRRLLAMTHRPGQWELYLMGGQPAAPPDPRCLTGRVLCVSKTSRTLRWMIDGRTLTTVSVRFGSQYTPTREGVFSIYWKSRHHVSTLYDSPMPYAMFFSGGQAIHYSYDFAAHGYAGGSHGCVNVRDEGAIASLFAQVRNGDRVVVHR; translated from the coding sequence ATGAGGACTCCGGGGAGAACCGTCGCCCTGTTCGCCTCGGCCGCCGCCCTCGCCGTGGCGCTCGGAGGGTGCAAGCCGCCGCCCGAGGGGGCCGACGGGAAGCCGCAGTACCCGGTCCACTTCGACACGCCGTCGGCCAAGCCGCACACCACGACTCGGGCGACCCTGTTCTCGCGCGGGGACACCGGAAGCGGCGTGCGGGAGCTACAGGCCCGCCTCCGGCAGGTGCAGTGGCTGAACGACGGGCCGACCGGGGAGTACGACGACCTCACCGAGCAGGCGGTCGGCGGCTTCCAGGGCAAGCGCGGACTGCCCCGTACCGGCCGCGTGGACAACGTCACCTGGCGGCGGCTGCTGGCGATGACGCACCGGCCGGGTCAGTGGGAGCTGTATCTGATGGGCGGCCAGCCCGCCGCCCCGCCCGACCCGCGCTGTCTGACCGGGCGGGTGCTGTGCGTGAGCAAGACCAGCCGCACCCTGCGCTGGATGATCGACGGCCGCACGCTCACCACGGTCTCGGTCCGCTTCGGCTCGCAGTACACCCCCACCCGCGAGGGTGTCTTCAGCATCTACTGGAAGTCCCGGCACCATGTGTCGACGCTCTACGACTCCCCCATGCCGTACGCCATGTTCTTCAGCGGCGGCCAGGCGATCCACTACTCCTACGACTTCGCGGCGCACGGGTACGCGGGTGGTTCGCACGGATGCGTCAACGTGCGGGACGAGGGGGCGATCGCGTCGCTGTTCGCGCAGGT
- a CDS encoding glycosyltransferase family 2 protein yields MVKLSVIVPFYNVQQYAPDTLRSLRANARDDYEFILVDDCSRDGTPGILERAERELPGAVVVRHERNGGLATARNTGLDRARGEYLTFLDGDDWLAPGYYDRLVAHMDELGCDFLRTDHVQCTARARSVHRVPHGRRGVVMDPRAAILPADRSTSVDYAYAWAGIYHRRLAEKGLLHFTDGLRTAEDRPWIWRLHREAESFAVVGLLGVFYRRGVASSLTQIGDVRQLDFLRAFDQVIAETAADRNAGELLPKAVRTYCAIISHHLGSIERFEPPVARKLKSLSAAALRRMPQDVLNEALDSMDLARATRLRRLRRRPSPAGAAA; encoded by the coding sequence GTGGTCAAGCTCTCGGTCATCGTGCCGTTCTACAACGTGCAGCAATACGCGCCGGACACATTGAGGAGTCTTCGTGCGAACGCGCGGGACGATTACGAGTTCATTCTCGTGGACGACTGTTCCCGCGACGGGACACCGGGCATCCTCGAGCGCGCCGAACGCGAACTGCCGGGCGCCGTCGTCGTCCGGCACGAGCGCAACGGCGGTCTGGCGACGGCCCGCAACACCGGTCTGGACCGGGCGCGCGGCGAGTACCTGACGTTCCTCGACGGCGACGACTGGCTCGCCCCCGGTTACTACGACCGACTGGTCGCGCACATGGACGAGTTGGGGTGCGACTTCCTGCGCACCGACCATGTCCAGTGCACCGCGCGGGCCCGGTCCGTGCACCGGGTGCCGCACGGCCGGCGCGGGGTCGTCATGGACCCGAGGGCGGCCATCCTGCCCGCGGACCGGTCGACGTCGGTGGACTACGCGTACGCCTGGGCCGGGATCTACCACCGGCGGCTCGCGGAGAAGGGACTGCTGCACTTCACGGACGGGCTGCGCACGGCGGAGGACCGGCCGTGGATCTGGCGGCTGCACCGCGAGGCGGAGTCGTTCGCCGTGGTGGGACTGCTCGGCGTCTTCTACCGGCGCGGGGTCGCCTCCTCGCTGACCCAGATCGGCGATGTCCGTCAGCTCGATTTCCTGCGCGCGTTCGACCAGGTCATAGCGGAGACGGCCGCCGACCGGAACGCGGGCGAACTGCTGCCGAAGGCCGTGCGCACCTATTGCGCGATCATTTCCCACCATCTGGGAAGCATCGAAAGGTTCGAGCCCCCGGTGGCGAGAAAACTGAAATCCCTGAGCGCGGCCGCCCTCCGGCGCATGCCGCAGGACGTGCTGAACGAGGCGCTGGACTCGATGGACCTCGCCCGCGCCACCCGCCTGCGCCGGCTGCGCCGCCGCCCCTCCCCCGCCGGGGCCGCCGCGTGA